DNA from Aquaspirillum sp. LM1:
TTAAGAATTTGGGTCGCAATAAGAAAACGGCCCGATAGCAAGCTACGCTATCGGGCCGTTGTCCGTCATCCCCCCGGACGACAGGCAATCATCAGACATGTATGATCATGTCGTCAACTGAAATCGTGAAATCTTGGGTTATTCGTGCGATTTCTTGATAAAGAAAGCGATAGCCGTTCCCACAACTGCGCAGGTTACCGTAATGGTAATCAGGCTGAGAATACCCACGTCAGACGACAGCAATTCTTTCATCAGTGCCATTTTTTCCTCCCCCGGTCATGCCCGACCTGTGTGCTGATTCATAAACAACTGTGACCAGTATAAAGATTTAATTATTATATATATTGATGGAGATCAAATGTCGTGAGCATCGCCATCCGGAGCCAGCTCGGACCGATCTCGCCAGCTGGTCAATCTGGGCAGAATCAGTGACAATCTTCTTTCCTGAGCCTTGTGGCCACTGTGGAGTGTTGTGATGGCTGTCTATCCGTCTGTTACCCCTGCCGATGAGCGCGACGCGCGCAAATGGGCGCTGATTGTTTACATTCTGCAAGCCTGCTCGCTGCTGGTTGGCATCACCCTGCTGGTGGCGGTGATCCTCAACTACGTGAAGCGTAAAGACATGCGCGGCACATTGGCCGAATCGCACTTTCGCTGGCAGATCAACACCTTTTGGTATTCTCTGCTGTGGGCGGTGCTGGGTGCGCTGACCAGCATCATTGGGGTGGGCATTGTGGTGCTGGTGGCCGCCGGGGTGTGGTTTCTTTACCGGATCATCAAGGGCATGGTGTATCTGCAGGATGGCAAAACCATGTATCTGAATAACAGTCAAGTTCCGCCTGGTTATAAACGCGGTTTTTGAACAATTCAGGTTTTTTCTTCCGCCATGCCTTGTCAAAAAGTCCACGCTGCTGCGCTCACTTTGATCGGCATGGCGATGTACGAACGTGTGGCGCGGTCGATGGTCACAGCAGGTAGCGCCGCGCTATGCAACAAATAACCTGTCACCTGATAGAGAAGGGTGTGGCGTTTTGACCACCCTTTGCCCCTGATTCCGGCAACAGGCTTGCATTGGCAAAAAAATCGCGGCACACTGCCTGCCTGAAACTTATTACTGATTCGTCTCTTGAAGGCTGCATTCATGTCCGGTTCTTCCCTGCACCCGCTGTCCATCTCCCTGCCCCTGCCGGCAGGCGTCGTGGTATCCGGTGTAGTGGTCGTTAACGTAGTAGTCATTGACTACGCGCCGCGGGCTGCCGGATAGTTTCAGGATCACACCGAATCTACACCAAACCCCCGCCGGCGCGAGCTTGCGGGGGTTTGTCGTTTCCCCCCGAGCCTGCCGGCCTACAAAGGAGACTTTGGCATGTCTGCCAATGAAATCACTGCTGCCCCTGCCCAGCCAGAATGGCTGACCGGTGCCGAGCTAACCGTTCGTCTGCTGGAACGCCAGGGCGTTACCACCCTGTCTGGCATTCCGGGCGGGGCCATCCTGCCGTTTTATGACGCGTTGTCAGCGTCTACCCGCATCCGCCATGTACTGGCCCGCCACGAACAAGGGGCCGGTTTTATTGCCCAGGGCATGGCGCGCACCACTGGCCAGGCCGCAGTGTGCCTGGCGTCGTCTGGTCCGGGGGCGACCAACTTGCTGACCGCCATTGCCGATGCCAAGCTGGATTCCATTCCGCTGGTGGCCGTAACCGGCCAGGTGCCACACAATATGATTGGCACCGATGCCTTTCAGGAAGTGGATACCTATGGCCTGAGCGTGCCGATCACCAAGCATAATTTTCTGGTGGACAGCGCTGAAGCGCTGCTGGAGGTGATTCCGCGCGCGTTTACCCTGGCACTGTCTGGCCGCCCTGGCCCGGTGCTGGTGGATATTCCCAAGGATGTGCAGCTGCAGCGTATCGCCGTCAGCCAGTGGCCCGAACCGGGCTGCGCCCAGCCCGCGCCTGCGCCAGACGTCGACAAGGTGGCCCAGGCTGCCGCAATGATCAACCAGGCGCGTCAGCCGATCCTGTATCTGGGCGGTGGCGTGGTGCATTCTGGCGCGGCAGACGCAGCGGTGATGCTGGCCGAGCAGGCGGCGCTGCCTACCACCATGACGCTGATGGCGCTGGGTGCCATGCCGGTGGACCATCCGCTGTCGCTGGGCATGCTGGGCATGCATGGCGCGCCGTATACCAATCTGGCGCTGGAAGAGTGCGATTTGCTGATTGCGGTGGGTGCGCGCTTTGACGACCGTGCCACCGGCAAGGTGGCGGCCTTCTGCCCGAATGCGGCCATCATCCATATTGATATCGACCCGTCCGAGCTGGACAAGATCAAGACTGCCCATATCGGCATCGCGGGTGACGTAGGCGCAGTGCTGGCACAGCTGCTGCCGCAGGTAAAGCCGACCCTGCGCGAAGACTGGCATGCGCGGATTGCCCAGTTGAAAGCCGAGCGACCCATGCCACTGCCGGGCCTGGATGACCCGCGCAGCCATTATGGCCTGGTAAAAGCCGTGGCGGATTGCCTGGACGACAGCGCCTTTGTGGCCACCGATGTTGGCCAGCATCAAATGTGGGTGGCGCAGGCGTATCCGCTGCGTCGGCCGCGCCAGTGGCTGACTTCCGGCGGGCTGGGCACCATGGGCTTTGGCCTGCCCGCCGCGATTGGCGCGGCGCTGGCCAACCCGGAGCGCACCGTGGTGTGCTTCTCTGGTGATGGCAGCATTCTGATGAATATTCAGGAGTTTGCCACCCTGGCTGAGGCCGGTCTGAAGGTGAAGGTGATTTTGATGAACAACGCCTCGCTGGGCCTGGTGCATCAGCAGCAGGAGCTGTTCTATGGCGAGCGCATTTTTGCCTCGCGCTTTATCGCCCAGCCGGATTTCCTGCAGATTGCCCGGGGTTTTGGCATTGCCGAGCTGGACCTGGACACCGCCGCCGACCCGCGCGCCGCGCTGCAACAGGCGCTGAACGCGCCCGGCCCGTGCCTGATTCACGCCAGCATCGACGTGAAGGAAAAAGTCTACCCGATGGTGCCGCCGGGTGCCGCCAACAAAGAAATGATTGGAGGTTAACCATGACCGCAGAACAACTCACTCGCCCGGTGCTGGAAATCGACGTGAACAACCATCCCGGCGTGATGTCGCATGTGGTGGGCCTGTTCTCCCGCCGCGCCTACAATGTGGAAGGCATTATCTGCGTGCCAGTGGGCAGCGGCGAAACCAGCCGTATCTGGCTGCAGATCAACGAAGACGAGCGTCTGGAACAGATCGTCAAGCAGGTGGAAAAGCTGGAAGATGTGCTGGTGGTGCGCCGCCATGACAGCGGCCATCCGGCGTTTGCCGGGGTGGAGCGCTACGCGGCGTGATGGGATCTGGTGGGGTGAAGGGGCATGCCGGGGGCATCGCCCCTTCCAGGAGTACCCGTCAGTCACCATGATATGAACCGATCATTGGCACAGATACCCAAGGTCAGCGCGCTCGCCTGCACACGGGTATTTCAACGGGACGGCGACTCGACTATTTGCAGCATGAGTTTCACCTCACGTGTTGTTCCCGCGCAGGCGGGAACCCAGACGGTGCCACAGCGTGCGCCGTGGGCGTGGCGTATGGCGGGGCGGTTGTGAGAGCGCAAACCCGCTGCGCGTTGTGGACACCTCTGGATTCCCGCCTTCGCGGGAATGACGATTTTTTCAGCGTATCCCTAGCCGCCTGGCAGCAACACTGATACAACACCCATCACACAGAGGCCCCGCCAGAATGTTGTCTGGCGGGGCCTCTGTGTGACTGAACAACTGAACCGCTGTCTAGGGACGCGCTGATTGATTCAGAAAAATTATTGTTGCCAGAAAACCCAGCAAAATCAAAACTGCTGGTAGCGCCTCCCCCATCCATAAGATCATCAGGCGGTGGCGGCGGCTTCTGCTTTAACGGCAGGCTTGCTGGCCGGCAGGTCGAGCAGTTCGGCGTGTTCTTCGCAGAACTTCAGCCCGGCTTCGTAGCCCACCTTGTACAACAATTGCAGATTGGTGGCCGACCAGTCCATCACCTGCGGCCAGTGGTCCTTGGGAATGCCGCCCATCAGATCCACCTTGAGCAGCTTGCGTTTTTCCTTGCCGGTTTTCGGGTCGATATTGTGCTGGTACTGGAACAGACGGATGTCGTCCTTGGCGATTTCCACCAGCGGGGTGATGATCGACCCCACCCAGGCGTCGTACAGATCGCGCGGCTTGCGGATCAGTTGGTCAGCACCGAGGATGTCGAAGATCACCAGCGTATCCAGATCGCAGTGCTTGCCCAGTTCGCATGTGCCGCCCTTGTCGTCGTCATTGACCAGCGCCTTGAAGTTTAGTGTGTCAATCGCCGCGCCTTCGATGTAATCCTCACCATTGAGGGTGTACGGCGGATAGATCAACGGGAAAGAAAACGCCGCCCGCAGGTGTTCCGGGGTGATTTCGCTCTTGTTCCAGATGGTCATCTTCGAGCGATTCATGTTGTAGGCGTTGATATAGAACTCGGGCTTGATCTTCGGGATGGCGTCGAAGTTAATCACCTGCTCGGCAAACGGCAGGTGGGCACACATGCCCAGGCTCTTGCCGCTCAGATCCGATGGCGACATGGCCGCCAGAAAAAACTTGGCCAGGTCAGAGAAAAAACCATGCCCCACCGGCGAAGACGGATCGTACAGCGGCTTGGTGAACGGATTGCGGTTCATGATCCAGTCGCGATACGTGGCTGCTTGATCGCCGGGTTTCATGAACACCTTGTAGTTCACCGGAAAACGGTTGTAAATGGCATCCGACACGCCAACCTTGGCCCAGTCTTCCAGTGCCTGTCGCGGATTGCCTTCTTTGGGGGCGGTGTACAGCAGCCCCATCAGGGCACCCGCGCCGGAGGCGGAAATCACGTCGAATTCGACGCCTTTTTCCAGAAACGCCACCAGGGCGCCAGCCATCAGGCTGGAATTGGGTGCGCCGCCACCGATCAACAGCGCTTTCTTGTGCTTGTGGCTAGGATTGACCTTGGCTGTCATGAATGCTTCCCTTGTAAGGTAGTGGTGTCGCCGGCAGCCCACGAGCGGATGACGCATCGGGCCTGCCGGCAGGCTGACCTTCAGGATGAAGGTCAGCGGCCACTTTAAAACATGGCAAGGGCATTTTCAAATAAGCGTGTGGGTGAGAGCGGTGAAGTGTGGTGCATTTGCCGCACTGCAGCATGATGGGTGCGCGCCGGCTTGCCAGTGGCGGGCAACAGGCCCAGCAGCAGGCCGTGTTCATCAAGGAATTCCTGCCCGGTTTGGTAGCCCACTTCAAACAGGCGCTTGAGGTTGCTGTCCGACCAGTCAAAGATTTCCGGCAGCCAGGCATCCGGTACGTTTTTGTAAAAATCCAGCTGCAGCACGGTTTTGCCATGCTGGGCCATTTGCATCTTGTACATTTTGGTGTCGCTGTGGGCAATTTTCACCAGAGGGGTGATGATCGACTTCACCCAGGCATCGTACAGATTGCGCGGCTTTTGCAGCAGGCGGTAAGACCCGAGAATGTCGGCGACAATCACCACATCCACATGCTCTTCCACCTCCGGACGGGTCATCACCTCAAAGTTCAGCGGCTCAATCGACGCGCCTTCAATATACCAGTGCCCATCCACCTCGTACGGCGGATAGATCAGCGGGAAGGAAAACGCTGCACGGATGCGCTCGGCAGACAGCTGTTCCTTGTTCCACACTTCCATGCTGGAGGTGTCCAGATTGAAGGCGTTGAAGTAGAACTCGCCGGGCATGCGATGGGCCAGGTCAAAGTCGACATACTCTTCCACAAACGGCAGATGCGCGCACAAGCCCAGGCTTTTGGTGTTCAGGTTGCTTGGCGTCATCGATGCCCAGGCCAGCTGGAACATATCGTGCATGAAGCTGCCCTGCGGAAACATCTCCCGATGCCACTGCACCCAGGGGTTTTTTGCCATCGCCTGGCGGAACTGGTGAGCGTGGTCGCCCGGTTTCATGAAAACTTTGTGGTTGACCGGAAACAGCTTGTACAGCTCGTCCGATACCCCGATCTGCGCCCAGCGGCTCAGCGCCTCAACCCGGTCGCCCCCTTGTGGGCAAGTGTACAGCAGGCCCATCAACGCCCCGGCACCCGAGGTGGAGATCACGTCAAATTCCATTTCACGTTCAGCAAAAGCGACCAAAGCGCCAGCAATCAAGCTGGAGTTAGGCGCGCCGCCACCCAAGACAATTCCGGTTTTCACATGATGCGTATGGTTCATGATGATTCTCCTGCGGGGCAAAGAAGGAAGGACACTTGTCGTCATGCGTGATGCTGGCTGGCCGATCAGTGACACCCTTGAATGAAACTGTTTGTTATGACTGTCCGGTTACGGTGATGCTGTGGAAAAAAATGTCAGGACGCTTGCTGTAAAAAAGTTGCCCGAGCCAGTCCGCCTGGCGGAGGGGGATCAAGCAAAGGTC
Protein-coding regions in this window:
- a CDS encoding DUF3149 domain-containing protein, producing the protein MALMKELLSSDVGILSLITITVTCAVVGTAIAFFIKKSHE
- the ilvB gene encoding acetolactate synthase large subunit, translating into MSANEITAAPAQPEWLTGAELTVRLLERQGVTTLSGIPGGAILPFYDALSASTRIRHVLARHEQGAGFIAQGMARTTGQAAVCLASSGPGATNLLTAIADAKLDSIPLVAVTGQVPHNMIGTDAFQEVDTYGLSVPITKHNFLVDSAEALLEVIPRAFTLALSGRPGPVLVDIPKDVQLQRIAVSQWPEPGCAQPAPAPDVDKVAQAAAMINQARQPILYLGGGVVHSGAADAAVMLAEQAALPTTMTLMALGAMPVDHPLSLGMLGMHGAPYTNLALEECDLLIAVGARFDDRATGKVAAFCPNAAIIHIDIDPSELDKIKTAHIGIAGDVGAVLAQLLPQVKPTLREDWHARIAQLKAERPMPLPGLDDPRSHYGLVKAVADCLDDSAFVATDVGQHQMWVAQAYPLRRPRQWLTSGGLGTMGFGLPAAIGAALANPERTVVCFSGDGSILMNIQEFATLAEAGLKVKVILMNNASLGLVHQQQELFYGERIFASRFIAQPDFLQIARGFGIAELDLDTAADPRAALQQALNAPGPCLIHASIDVKEKVYPMVPPGAANKEMIGG
- the ilvN gene encoding acetolactate synthase small subunit; this translates as MTAEQLTRPVLEIDVNNHPGVMSHVVGLFSRRAYNVEGIICVPVGSGETSRIWLQINEDERLEQIVKQVEKLEDVLVVRRHDSGHPAFAGVERYAA
- a CDS encoding patatin-like phospholipase family protein: MTAKVNPSHKHKKALLIGGGAPNSSLMAGALVAFLEKGVEFDVISASGAGALMGLLYTAPKEGNPRQALEDWAKVGVSDAIYNRFPVNYKVFMKPGDQAATYRDWIMNRNPFTKPLYDPSSPVGHGFFSDLAKFFLAAMSPSDLSGKSLGMCAHLPFAEQVINFDAIPKIKPEFYINAYNMNRSKMTIWNKSEITPEHLRAAFSFPLIYPPYTLNGEDYIEGAAIDTLNFKALVNDDDKGGTCELGKHCDLDTLVIFDILGADQLIRKPRDLYDAWVGSIITPLVEIAKDDIRLFQYQHNIDPKTGKEKRKLLKVDLMGGIPKDHWPQVMDWSATNLQLLYKVGYEAGLKFCEEHAELLDLPASKPAVKAEAAATA
- a CDS encoding patatin-like phospholipase family protein, whose amino-acid sequence is MNHTHHVKTGIVLGGGAPNSSLIAGALVAFAEREMEFDVISTSGAGALMGLLYTCPQGGDRVEALSRWAQIGVSDELYKLFPVNHKVFMKPGDHAHQFRQAMAKNPWVQWHREMFPQGSFMHDMFQLAWASMTPSNLNTKSLGLCAHLPFVEEYVDFDLAHRMPGEFYFNAFNLDTSSMEVWNKEQLSAERIRAAFSFPLIYPPYEVDGHWYIEGASIEPLNFEVMTRPEVEEHVDVVIVADILGSYRLLQKPRNLYDAWVKSIITPLVKIAHSDTKMYKMQMAQHGKTVLQLDFYKNVPDAWLPEIFDWSDSNLKRLFEVGYQTGQEFLDEHGLLLGLLPATGKPARTHHAAVRQMHHTSPLSPTRLFENALAMF